CATAACATTGCTTAAACAGCTTTccagaaaattaattttcttacaaaatataatataatattatcatcaaCACCTCATTGTGCTTTATTACCCTTTCATCACCttgaattaattgaaatagatCAAAACATAGCATTGCTCTAGCTACCTATAATATCTAAAGAAACaagaaagataaaataagataaatacaaaagcttACAGGTGCAATGATGGCCATTTACAGCACTgcttcttttataattaaagtttgaaaaattacaGTTAATATCAACAGATATGATGCTAATGAAGGGTGAGCAATGTCCGGTGTGCTATGAAATGAGATCAGCGACCACGCAAGTTGTTTTAGGTATAACATATCCAATGCTGCTAGCGCCCACTTCAGCTTTAATGGTAGGTTGCacattattagttttttatgtctattaaaatttatttatccatttaAATAACTCAACATTTTCATTGTACCAAAATTATGTCATGACATACAGCCTATGGCGATATAAGTATATTCATGGATTAAGAGTAGCCTACAACTTTAAAgaatgatgatatttttttctgtttagtGGAACAGCAACAtcctttcatataaattagattctttacaaattcaaaatattattaataggatttaaaaaaaaaattattttgtgcaCCAGTTCTATATTTACTATGTGCGTAATtcactaatttttttttagctgGCAAATAGATACAATACATACAGGGTTCCACACCTGCAAGAGGGCcctaaagtattatttaagttCTTACGTACCATCACCAAGCCACTCACAGGAACATTAACCACCCTTACTCTTGTGCAAGTAGTTGCCTCAtctattataacttatttcgAAATGAAAAACAGTATTATACTGAGAAATAAGTTAATTGCAATAGAACAGAAACTGTCAGCCGAAGAGGACCTATAAATATGTGTGTATAGTGTAAATAGATTTGAATAGACAACATTATGCAGTTTTCATTTACCCTTTCGTAATAATAAgaccttaattatttattgtcttaAATACTTTTGCATCGAAATTGGGTTATAAAACTCAAGTTTGATTGGCGGCagatgttttattatcatttagaaGATTTTCGACGCTCCAACAACGTAAAcgtctattaaaataacaacaattcgtattaaaaatatcgataaagtAAGAACGGCTACTTAACCTACAacaaattatatcttattcataaattttttgtatttttccaccttatatactttttttagaattttcgCTTTGATAACTTTAGCCTATAACCCGAGATATCATTACAATTGAGGAACCCGagtgtataatctattttaattctataacaCTCTGAAATTCTTGAACCTGAGAGGTAAAGAGTAATCTGTGTTAACATACGCGTTACAAAACATTCAAACAGAACCAAACCTTAACTCTAAGGCATCACGATCTTATATCACTTGAGATTTCTATGCTTATATAGCTGAAGATATTACGTTGAAGATATAAATGTACCATGGACGGTGGAGTTAATTTTACCTTAAACCCGCTTATATATCATACGCACAGAAATTAAAACCTTACTTCAAAGGTCATTTATCAAGGGAGGTGGAAGAACCGATCATTAAACCAATATTCTTTACCTCCCAGTATAACGTATAGACGTAAGTACGCAAAAAACCGGGCCATTTATCGGTTGATTAAACCTTTTTACAGAGTCAAAATTTCTTCATAAGCTCACAAAAATTAACTAATTGACCAACTTAATCATAAATCGTTATTATATGAACTGAGGTTAAAGTTACAATGGACTGTCAATAAAAGagagcaatttaaaaaaaaaaccttatattCAAAGAGCTATTCAATTATTCAGAATTTAATGCATATTACCTCGTAATTGTTTTTCTAGACTTAATTTTCACATGGTAAGCaacaaatataacacaaaaagtATATGGGCAGTggtaaattttgttattataaccGATCGTAGCTTGCTTATTCTTTAATACACATATTTCAATACGAGTGGCTGCTTTGCATCATAATAtctgtttaatttaacaaaaaagaaaacaactcAATAAATGTTCCATAAATTTGTACGTCGTATTACGTATcaatctatatgtataaaaacccGCGCTTTGTCATTAAATCATGTGTATCTATCTTTTTCTTCTGCAATTATAGACGTTCAATGTGTTACAAATGTCATTTGATAAAAAACTACACATAGCGAAGGACAAATCATATCCATTTACGTTAAATTAACCTCAGTTTATACAATCCCTTACAACCTTTATAATGagataaactatatttttaaaagttaacaCAAGCAATATATCTTAATCAGCCAAAaccgtttttatttaaatactatctaattataatcatacatTTATGAATCACCTATATCACCAATCATCCAATTGTGAACTATAAGCACGCCATTTTTCTTATCAAAATAAGATTTCAAATCAGGGAAAACGTCGTAGTCACGAGTGTTGTATGCGCTTTGTAAATGTTCGTTTGATTTTCTAAGACGAGAAAACTTTCTCGTttagttgttaaaaataagacACGAAATAACATGTCAATATACCAGTAAAtgcacttaaaatattatgaatctgTTATTACTTAAAGTATCTCATGAACACGAcgctataattttaaagaaaaagtcAAAATTATGGTCTCAGTGAATCGATGTTAAATTTCAATCAATGAATCAAACACTCAATGATGACAcggaactttttttttgtaatagtaaTTCAAACTTAATTTGTCAGTTTATTACACATcaggatattttattatctaccaAAGTTCATAATAAGGCGAACCATACAACctaatacttaatatatttaagtttactTAGGTCTTAGAAGATCAGTTGAATATTACTGTaagagaatttttaaaatagagaaAGGGAAAcaattgcaaatattaaagtaattattttaaaaagaattaaaaaaaatactgaaattgTCTTAAATCCAAACTACAacaatacatgtattttttcaaaaatgtatttttttttaaattaaaataagtggCTTTGGTAGACTTAATGTTAAGCTTATAACATCATAGAGTAAGATTTATTGTCTATGAAAGATTGTAcagttctttattatttatattatctgtgtagTTATAATGTTTACCACAGATATGCAGATCATTATTTAGTATTCAGtcattgtttaaatttctattttatgatGATACCCTGTAATCTTGCATTTTTTTCATGTACTCATAGATTTTTGCACATTCATGTATATCCTGatgaataataatcataattgaGACACTAAAGAAAACATTCTCAACCTAGTTTATTCAAGTATTCGTCTAGACTCTAGTACTACTAAAATTcacactttatattatttactgatGATATTTAAAGCGATATTACTTTAGGCAAAACTGCGATATTTCGTCTGTACATAGCGATTAAACCTTCAAAGGAATTTTGCACTCTATTTTGCCCTCCAAATCAATTGTACCATTAATTCAGTGGCATATACAAACTAGTAtgtgatttaattttgcaaatttagttttcacaataaaattgaaaccTATATGTTGCCGGTCACATTACGACGACCAAGAATTCACAAGTGTCGGATGACATTCGTAAATGATTCGTTCCATAAATGACTATCATTTGTGTATTGTACGAATGCTGCACGCAAGTCAGTGACcccatttacaatattacagtcactaacaaacatttactttttaatttctgcCATAGGTTCTAATTCAATATCTGACAAAATAAGCGCGATAATTCCTCGCATATGCCACGACTCGACGCGTTTTCACGTAATCTGGACTAAAGCATCTACACTATCGCTATTCCGTGTCTATTCTACCAAGCTAGAggaatctatttttaaaacgggAGACGAAATACCGAAGTCTTTTAATGGCACCTTGTATCCCTGACAGGAATGTCATTGGCAGTGATTAGACGCTAAACGATATCCACGATCGACCTCTTTCGCGTTCCGGAACCACTTTGAGCATAATTCTGACTTTCCGTTGTACTTGTATCACGCCACGTTTCATTCGGTACACTGTATGTATACTTAGAAGCTACATTAACACTTTCACTCGCGTTCGTCCGATATATAAATGGTGGTGGATAGGCGAAAATGTTGTTTGGG
Above is a genomic segment from Zerene cesonia ecotype Mississippi chromosome 19, Zerene_cesonia_1.1, whole genome shotgun sequence containing:
- the LOC119834180 gene encoding uncharacterized protein LOC119834180, encoding MAFISPSSQVPKDAVVMTEHEAAEYVWDLVYKWKDLSDVWALRYGSVALAGINGISGVLINKHYRRKLKLGTFGHFSSVIPVSVMPAMLTLLFHRYLISTDMMLMKGEQCPVCYEMRSATTQVVLGITYPMLLAPTSALMLANRYNTYRVPHLQEGPKVLFKFLRTITKPLTGTLTTLTLVQVVASSIITYFEMKNSIILRNKLIAIEQKLSAEEDL